A window of Mucilaginibacter sp. PAMC 26640 contains these coding sequences:
- a CDS encoding short-chain dehydrogenase/reductase, producing MNNSKTWFITGASKGFGLSLVKQLLQAGHNVAATSRNLNELIEAVGRPISGNFLPLQVELGNEDSVGCAIHQTKAAFKQIDVVINNAGYGIGGSIEELTDRETRDSFEVNVFGTLNVIRMVMPYLRQQQSGHIINISSIAGITGNAGWAVYAATKFSVIGLSEVLAQDVAEFGVKVTVVAPGAFRTSFLKPDSLAIARHQIQDYSLVRNIHNKYLQMDGKQTGDPEKAAAAIIEVAQSAHPPLYLLLGEDAFDRAMGKLDKLEKEFMLNEELSKSMAYHG from the coding sequence ATGAACAACAGCAAGACATGGTTTATCACAGGTGCCTCCAAAGGTTTTGGCTTAAGCCTGGTTAAACAGCTATTACAAGCCGGGCACAACGTGGCAGCCACGTCCCGCAATTTGAATGAGCTTATAGAAGCGGTGGGCCGCCCAATCTCTGGAAACTTTTTACCGCTGCAGGTTGAACTTGGCAATGAAGACAGCGTAGGTTGTGCCATCCATCAAACAAAAGCCGCTTTTAAGCAAATTGATGTGGTGATCAACAATGCAGGCTATGGCATTGGCGGTAGCATTGAAGAATTAACCGACCGAGAAACTCGCGACAGCTTTGAAGTGAACGTTTTTGGCACACTAAACGTTATCCGCATGGTGATGCCTTATCTGCGCCAGCAACAGTCGGGGCATATCATCAACATTTCGTCCATTGCGGGTATCACCGGGAACGCCGGCTGGGCAGTCTACGCCGCTACCAAGTTTTCGGTTATTGGCCTCTCGGAGGTACTGGCACAGGACGTGGCCGAATTTGGTGTAAAAGTAACGGTAGTAGCACCGGGTGCATTCCGTACCAGTTTCCTTAAACCAGATTCCCTCGCAATAGCCAGGCACCAGATACAGGACTATAGCCTTGTCCGCAATATCCACAACAAGTATCTGCAAATGGATGGCAAGCAAACCGGGGACCCGGAAAAGGCAGCAGCGGCCATTATTGAGGTAGCACAATCGGCACACCCGCCGCTCTACCTATTATTGGGAGAAGACGCCTTCGACCGCGCGATGGGTAAACTCGATAAACTGGAAAAAGAATTCATGCTCAACGAGGAGTTATCAAAATCTATGGCCTATCATGGCTAA